One stretch of Pigmentiphaga aceris DNA includes these proteins:
- a CDS encoding Tex family protein, which yields MTTVDGQDWRASSAPEAQAQSRIIAQLTQELGARPAQIAAAVELLDSGATVPFIARYRKEVTGGLDDTVLRNLEVRLEYLRDLESRRAAILASISEQGKLTEALAADIQAADTKQRLEDLYTPYKVKRRTRAMIAREAGLEPLANRLLDDVNADPQTLAGEYVNPEGGVADLKAALDGARDILSERFAESAEVLADLREHLWSTGLLYAKVAEGKETEGANFRDWFDFNEALRSLPSHRILALMRGRQQGVLDLRVGVDAELEAMLPHPCVRRIADVLELGNLFDLTVSQRARWLADVCRWTWRVKLLPGFETELMGRLRYIAETEAIKVFAMNLKDLLLAAPAGPKAVLGLDPGIRTGVKVAAIDATGKMVETSTVFPHEPRRDWDGSIEALARIVRRHSIKLVAIGNGTASRETERLVADMSKRYPDLDLTRIVVSEAGASVYSASELAALEFPDLDVSLRGAVSIARRLQDPLAELVKIDPKSIGVGQYQHDLNQRELARSVDAVVEDCVNAVGVDVNTASAALLTRVSGLNATLAKNIVSYRDANGAFPSRKNLKDVPRFGEKAFEQAAGFLRIPDGVNPLDRSSVHPEAYPVVERILAQIKADLPAVMGNKDALKGVSPTAFTDERFGLPTVKDIFAELEKPGRDPRPEFKTAKFADGVENLKDLQVGMILEGVVTNVAAFGAFVDIGVHQDGLVHVSALSETFVKDPRDVVRVGQTVQVKVQEVDLDRKRIALTMRLKDDSAPARRSGDAPRSNGGGNNNGQRRGSAPAGRGAPPAADGAMAAAFAKLKR from the coding sequence ATGACGACGGTCGACGGCCAGGATTGGCGCGCATCATCAGCGCCCGAGGCGCAAGCCCAATCCCGCATTATCGCTCAGTTGACCCAAGAACTCGGTGCACGCCCGGCGCAAATTGCCGCGGCGGTTGAGTTGTTGGATAGCGGCGCAACGGTTCCGTTCATTGCGCGCTACCGCAAGGAAGTGACGGGCGGTCTCGACGACACCGTGTTGCGCAATCTTGAGGTGCGCCTGGAATACCTGCGCGACCTGGAAAGTCGTCGCGCAGCCATCCTTGCGTCGATTTCCGAGCAAGGCAAGCTGACCGAGGCACTTGCTGCCGATATTCAGGCAGCCGACACCAAGCAGCGTCTTGAAGACTTGTACACCCCGTACAAGGTGAAACGCCGCACCCGCGCGATGATCGCGCGTGAAGCCGGGCTGGAACCCTTGGCAAATCGTCTGCTGGACGATGTCAACGCCGACCCGCAGACCCTGGCTGGCGAGTACGTCAACCCCGAGGGCGGCGTGGCTGACCTGAAGGCAGCGCTGGACGGCGCGCGCGACATCTTGTCGGAACGCTTTGCCGAAAGCGCCGAAGTGCTGGCCGACCTGCGCGAGCACCTGTGGAGCACCGGCCTGCTGTACGCAAAAGTGGCCGAAGGCAAGGAAACCGAAGGCGCGAACTTCCGCGACTGGTTCGACTTCAACGAAGCCCTGCGCTCCCTGCCCTCGCACCGCATTCTGGCCTTGATGCGCGGCCGCCAGCAAGGCGTGCTGGACTTGCGCGTGGGCGTGGATGCCGAACTGGAAGCCATGCTGCCGCACCCCTGCGTGCGCCGCATTGCCGACGTGCTGGAACTGGGCAACCTGTTCGACCTGACCGTGAGCCAACGCGCCCGCTGGTTGGCCGACGTGTGCCGCTGGACTTGGCGCGTGAAGCTCTTGCCGGGCTTCGAGACCGAATTGATGGGTCGTCTGCGTTATATCGCAGAAACCGAGGCCATCAAGGTCTTTGCGATGAACCTGAAAGACCTGTTGCTGGCCGCGCCTGCCGGCCCCAAAGCCGTGCTGGGCCTGGACCCGGGCATTCGCACCGGCGTGAAGGTTGCCGCCATCGACGCCACCGGCAAGATGGTGGAAACGTCCACCGTCTTCCCGCACGAGCCGCGCCGCGACTGGGACGGTTCGATCGAAGCCCTGGCCCGCATTGTTCGTCGTCATTCGATCAAGCTGGTTGCCATTGGCAACGGCACGGCCTCGCGTGAAACCGAGCGCCTGGTCGCCGACATGAGCAAGCGCTACCCCGACCTGGACCTGACCCGCATCGTCGTGTCGGAAGCCGGCGCATCGGTGTATTCCGCATCGGAACTGGCCGCGCTGGAATTCCCCGATCTGGACGTAAGCCTGCGTGGTGCCGTATCGATTGCACGCCGCCTGCAAGACCCGCTGGCCGAATTGGTGAAGATCGACCCGAAGTCCATCGGCGTTGGCCAATACCAGCACGACCTGAACCAGCGCGAGCTGGCTCGCAGCGTGGACGCGGTGGTGGAAGACTGCGTGAACGCGGTGGGCGTGGACGTGAACACCGCGTCTGCTGCGCTGCTGACGCGCGTGTCGGGATTGAACGCCACGCTGGCCAAGAACATCGTCAGCTATCGCGACGCCAACGGCGCATTCCCGTCACGCAAGAACCTGAAAGACGTGCCGCGCTTCGGTGAAAAAGCCTTCGAACAGGCCGCAGGTTTCCTGCGCATTCCTGATGGCGTGAACCCGCTGGACCGTTCCTCGGTTCACCCGGAAGCCTACCCGGTAGTTGAACGCATCCTGGCGCAGATCAAGGCCGATCTGCCTGCCGTGATGGGCAACAAGGACGCGTTGAAAGGCGTGTCGCCCACGGCATTCACCGACGAGCGTTTCGGCCTGCCCACGGTCAAGGACATCTTTGCCGAACTGGAAAAGCCCGGCCGCGATCCGCGCCCGGAATTCAAGACGGCCAAGTTCGCCGACGGCGTCGAGAATCTGAAAGACCTGCAGGTCGGCATGATTCTGGAAGGCGTGGTCACCAACGTCGCCGCCTTCGGTGCCTTCGTGGACATCGGCGTACATCAGGATGGTCTGGTGCACGTATCGGCCCTGTCGGAAACCTTCGTGAAAGACCCGCGCGATGTGGTGCGGGTTGGCCAGACGGTGCAGGTCAAGGTTCAGGAAGTCGATCTGGACCGCAAGCGCATTGCGCTGACCATGCGCTTGAAGGATGACAGTGCGCCGGCGCGTCGCAGCGGTGATGCGCCGCGCTCGAACGGCGGTGGCAACAACAATGGCCAGCGTCGTGGATCGGCACCTGCTGGTCGTGGTGCACCGCCAGCGGCTGATGGTGCGATGGCAGCAGCGTTTGCGAAGTTGAAACGCTGA
- a CDS encoding YdcH family protein, protein MSDFIKPVNGQPVADGSNVEVVDFTERDASAAAGDTAREPLRDVSADAGGQPLPAPDHDARQAAIDAPKRERIAELQLEHRDLDDVIERLADQPGVDDLRLRRLKKRKLQIRDSLERLQMSITPDIPA, encoded by the coding sequence ATGAGCGACTTCATCAAGCCGGTCAACGGTCAGCCCGTGGCAGACGGCAGCAACGTCGAAGTTGTGGATTTCACGGAGCGAGACGCGTCGGCAGCTGCCGGTGACACTGCCCGCGAACCTTTGCGCGACGTATCTGCCGACGCCGGTGGCCAGCCCTTGCCGGCCCCGGACCACGACGCGCGTCAGGCTGCAATCGATGCCCCCAAACGCGAGCGCATTGCCGAGTTGCAGCTTGAACACCGTGACTTGGACGATGTGATCGAGCGCCTGGCAGACCAGCCTGGTGTGGACGACCTGCGCCTGCGTCGGTTGAAGAAGCGCAAGCTGCAGATTCGTGACAGCCTTGAACGCCTGCAAATGAGCATCACGCCGGACATTCCGGCATGA
- a CDS encoding ATP-dependent DNA helicase has product MAVFAQGGPLQRAMPGYSPRAQQLELSCCIGEAIAERGTLVAEAGTGTGKTFAYLVPALLHGGKVLISTGTKTLQDQLFTRDLPSLRAALALPVTVALLKGRGNYVCHHHLEMTLHDSRLASRTEVAQLRKIEVFSKQTRRGDKADLADVPENAEIWNRVTSTRDNCLGSECSFYRDCFVMRARKEALEADVVVVNHALFLADLALRDEGISDLLPAADTVVFDEAHQLPAAATRFLGDSVSSHQLLDYARDATVAGLSHARESADWVALGQAVEQSARILRLACAAVEKMPGQRCSIDALPNRGEFGTSVQGVVDSIHKLGRIAAAAGSRHPDLEAIGRRGPELIGRLARWLAGGVPTAMTAPHTSDAADGTASDAEGGQALAANVQATGQSALLMDHPPIAPAAESAWPDTPAASPASTDEAADPDDEWVRWVEVGANFMRLHAAPLSVAKLFSQHRRVGQAWIMTSATLSVHGDFTHFTRQLGLYDAQTGCWESPFDYANQSLLYVPHGVPAPQDPAFLDGFVDALLPLLEASQGSALILCTTLRAVDRIAARLQQVFEDRGWEWPLFRQGERSRRELLDRFRASPHAVLVGSTSFWEGIDVPGDALTLVAIDKLPFAPPDDPVIDARIKASKSRGGNPFFEYQLPEAAIALKQGAGRLIRTERDWGVLMVGDRRLVEKPYGKRLWRGLPPFRRTRSEDDAVGFFAANRPLDEADDKG; this is encoded by the coding sequence ATGGCCGTGTTCGCCCAGGGCGGACCCTTGCAGCGCGCCATGCCCGGTTACTCGCCACGCGCGCAGCAACTGGAACTGTCCTGTTGCATCGGCGAGGCAATCGCCGAGCGCGGCACCTTGGTGGCAGAAGCGGGCACGGGTACCGGCAAGACCTTCGCGTATCTGGTGCCCGCCTTGCTGCACGGTGGCAAGGTATTGATCTCCACCGGCACCAAGACCTTGCAAGACCAGCTGTTTACGCGGGACTTGCCCTCTTTGCGCGCCGCACTTGCGTTGCCGGTTACGGTGGCTTTGCTGAAAGGGCGGGGCAACTATGTTTGCCATCATCACCTTGAGATGACCTTGCACGACAGCCGCCTGGCGTCGCGTACCGAGGTTGCCCAGCTGCGCAAGATCGAGGTCTTTTCCAAGCAGACCCGGCGTGGTGACAAGGCCGACTTGGCCGACGTGCCCGAAAACGCCGAAATCTGGAACCGTGTCACGTCCACCCGCGACAACTGTCTGGGCTCGGAGTGCAGTTTCTATCGTGACTGCTTCGTGATGCGCGCGCGCAAAGAGGCGCTGGAAGCCGATGTGGTGGTGGTCAACCACGCCTTGTTCCTGGCCGACTTGGCGCTGCGTGATGAAGGCATTTCGGATCTGCTGCCGGCTGCCGATACCGTGGTGTTTGACGAGGCCCATCAATTGCCTGCTGCCGCCACGCGCTTCCTGGGCGACTCGGTGTCCTCGCACCAGTTGTTGGACTACGCCCGAGACGCCACCGTTGCCGGCCTGAGCCATGCTCGCGAAAGCGCCGACTGGGTCGCGCTGGGTCAGGCGGTCGAGCAGTCTGCGCGCATCTTGCGCCTGGCCTGCGCCGCGGTTGAAAAAATGCCTGGGCAACGTTGCAGCATCGATGCCTTGCCCAATCGTGGCGAATTCGGCACCTCGGTGCAGGGCGTGGTCGACAGCATCCACAAGCTTGGCCGCATTGCGGCAGCCGCAGGCAGTCGCCACCCGGACCTGGAAGCCATTGGCCGCCGTGGCCCGGAACTGATTGGCCGCTTGGCGCGCTGGTTGGCCGGTGGTGTGCCCACCGCGATGACCGCGCCGCACACGTCAGACGCCGCCGACGGTACGGCTAGCGATGCAGAAGGTGGTCAGGCGCTGGCTGCCAACGTGCAAGCCACTGGCCAAAGCGCGCTGTTGATGGATCACCCGCCGATTGCGCCTGCTGCCGAGTCGGCTTGGCCCGATACGCCCGCAGCAAGCCCTGCGTCGACGGATGAAGCGGCTGACCCCGATGACGAATGGGTCCGCTGGGTGGAAGTCGGTGCCAACTTCATGCGCCTGCATGCCGCGCCGCTGTCGGTCGCCAAGCTGTTTTCGCAGCATCGACGGGTCGGCCAGGCCTGGATCATGACCTCGGCAACCTTGTCGGTACATGGCGATTTCACCCATTTCACGCGGCAATTGGGTCTGTACGACGCGCAGACGGGTTGCTGGGAATCGCCGTTCGACTACGCGAATCAAAGCCTGTTGTACGTGCCGCACGGGGTACCCGCGCCGCAAGATCCGGCTTTCCTTGACGGGTTTGTCGACGCCTTGTTGCCGCTGCTTGAAGCCAGCCAGGGTTCGGCGCTGATCCTCTGCACGACCTTGCGCGCAGTGGACCGCATCGCCGCCCGGCTTCAGCAGGTCTTTGAGGATCGTGGCTGGGAGTGGCCCTTGTTCCGCCAGGGCGAGCGTTCACGGCGCGAATTGCTCGACCGCTTCCGCGCCAGCCCGCATGCGGTGTTGGTGGGCAGCACCAGCTTCTGGGAAGGCATTGACGTGCCCGGCGACGCGCTGACTTTAGTCGCCATCGACAAACTGCCTTTCGCGCCGCCGGATGACCCGGTCATCGACGCCCGCATCAAGGCCAGCAAGTCGCGCGGTGGCAATCCGTTCTTTGAATACCAATTGCCGGAAGCCGCCATCGCACTGAAGCAGGGTGCTGGTCGCCTGATTCGTACCGAGCGTGATTGGGGCGTATTGATGGTGGGCGACCGCCGTCTGGTCGAAAAGCCTTACGGCAAGCGCCTGTGGCGGGGACTGCCGCCGTTCCGTCGCACGCGCAGCGAAGATGATGCGGTGGGATTTTTTGCTGCGAATCGTCCGCTGGATGAGGCTGACGACAAGGGCTGA
- a CDS encoding outer membrane protein assembly factor BamD: MQLISVWTAATRRLAVGVAFAMLAVVVAGCASPAKEYDPTTNWTVERLYRDAKDEMGASNWPQALKQLQRLESRFPFGVYAQQAQIDIAYVNWKDGNPAEALAAIERFQRLHPSHPNLDYMLYLKGVINFYRDSPFLASLAGQDPSERDPKGARESFDAFKELVTRFPDSKYAPDARQRLTYLVNGIAQNEVHVARFYYERNAHLAAINRAQTVVRDFQGTPAVEESLYIQTLAYDKLGMNDLRDDARRVLTLNFPNSRFVQRGFDERAKPWWQIF, from the coding sequence ATGCAGTTGATCTCAGTCTGGACCGCCGCAACCCGGCGCCTGGCAGTTGGCGTCGCTTTTGCGATGCTGGCCGTGGTGGTGGCAGGCTGCGCCAGCCCCGCCAAAGAATATGACCCGACCACCAACTGGACGGTGGAACGCCTGTATCGCGATGCCAAGGACGAGATGGGTGCGTCCAACTGGCCGCAGGCGCTCAAACAGTTGCAGCGTCTTGAATCGCGCTTCCCGTTCGGCGTCTACGCCCAGCAGGCACAGATCGATATCGCGTACGTGAACTGGAAAGACGGCAATCCGGCCGAGGCCCTGGCGGCTATCGAGCGCTTCCAGCGCCTGCACCCCAGCCATCCGAACCTGGACTACATGCTGTACCTGAAGGGCGTGATCAATTTCTATCGCGACTCACCCTTCCTGGCCAGCCTGGCAGGCCAAGACCCCAGCGAACGTGATCCGAAGGGCGCGCGTGAATCCTTCGACGCCTTCAAGGAACTGGTTACCCGCTTCCCGGACAGCAAGTACGCGCCCGACGCCCGCCAACGTCTGACCTATCTGGTCAATGGCATTGCGCAAAACGAAGTGCACGTTGCTCGTTTCTACTACGAGCGCAACGCCCATCTGGCTGCCATCAACCGTGCGCAGACCGTGGTGCGTGACTTCCAAGGTACGCCGGCTGTCGAGGAGTCGCTCTACATCCAGACGCTGGCTTACGACAAGCTTGGCATGAACGACCTGCGTGACGATGCACGTCGCGTGCTGACCTTGAACTTCCCGAATAGCCGCTTTGTGCAGCGTGGCTTCGACGAACGGGCCAAGCCGTGGTGGCAGATCTTCTGA
- a CDS encoding RluA family pseudouridine synthase, with translation MSFIPDSPLDHDASEPAEPAEFADAPEAVVHEFVLPETLKPDRLDKILAQLMPEHSRGRLQGWIEREHVKVNGVVASGVRHKIWPGDKLTVTEEEPPESRAFSPEPVDFPVVAESDDWLVVDKPVGLVVHPGAGNWSGTLLNGLLHRYPTLSQVPRAGIVHRLDKDTSGLMVVARTIQAQTNLVRQLQARTVGRRYVALVMGHVMQGGRVDLPIGRDARVPVRMSVDRAIAPKPAITHYQPQRFGVLNGVNVTEVMCKLETGRTHQIRVHMASLGHPLLADTLYGGKAIAPAARQMLHARALRFQDPSDDQDREFTAGLPADMQAAMDSIEWIDLSAERE, from the coding sequence ATGTCGTTTATCCCCGATTCCCCGCTCGACCACGATGCCTCCGAGCCCGCCGAACCCGCAGAATTCGCTGATGCGCCCGAAGCGGTGGTGCACGAATTTGTGCTGCCCGAGACGCTGAAGCCCGATCGTCTGGACAAAATCCTGGCGCAATTGATGCCTGAACACTCCCGTGGACGCCTGCAGGGCTGGATCGAACGGGAGCACGTCAAGGTCAACGGTGTGGTGGCGTCTGGCGTGCGGCACAAGATCTGGCCCGGCGACAAACTGACCGTTACCGAAGAAGAACCGCCAGAATCGCGCGCGTTCAGCCCGGAACCGGTGGATTTCCCAGTGGTTGCTGAAAGCGACGACTGGCTGGTGGTCGACAAACCGGTCGGCCTGGTCGTCCATCCGGGGGCCGGCAATTGGTCGGGCACCTTGCTGAACGGCTTGCTTCACCGTTATCCGACCTTAAGCCAGGTGCCACGTGCCGGCATCGTGCACCGTCTGGACAAGGACACTTCTGGCTTGATGGTGGTGGCGCGCACGATCCAGGCCCAGACCAATCTGGTGCGGCAACTGCAGGCGCGCACCGTCGGACGTCGCTATGTGGCACTGGTCATGGGGCATGTGATGCAAGGCGGCCGCGTCGATCTGCCGATTGGCCGCGATGCCCGCGTGCCGGTGCGTATGAGCGTGGACCGTGCAATTGCGCCCAAACCGGCCATCACGCATTACCAGCCGCAGCGCTTCGGGGTGCTCAATGGCGTGAACGTGACGGAAGTCATGTGCAAGCTGGAAACCGGGCGCACTCACCAGATTCGCGTTCATATGGCCAGTCTGGGGCACCCCCTGCTGGCAGACACCTTGTACGGCGGCAAGGCCATTGCACCGGCCGCACGGCAGATGCTGCACGCCCGTGCCTTGCGTTTCCAAGACCCAAGCGACGATCAGGACAGGGAATTCACCGCAGGCCTGCCGGCCGACATGCAGGCAGCCATGGATTCAATCGAGTGGATCGATCTGTCGGCGGAACGGGAATGA
- the pgeF gene encoding peptidoglycan editing factor PgeF has protein sequence MLPAFAKWAGPSWPGVSAFCSERAGGVSQAPYAGMNLGIHVGDDPSAVAENRARLRTQLPADPCWLDQVHGTEVFDADASSEAQQSTLVNDSVSVWHPPRADAAITQTPGRVLAILTADCLPVVIVDEAATIIGAAHAGWRGLVGGVLESTLTRMAQATGASSSWKAWIGPAIGPQAFEVGADVRDAFLADDAGNDACFVPRLDVPGKWWADLPELAARRLRRAGVAQVELSGRCTVSEPSRYFSYRRDGTTGRIATLAWLNA, from the coding sequence ATGCTGCCTGCCTTCGCGAAGTGGGCCGGGCCATCCTGGCCGGGTGTCAGCGCCTTTTGCAGCGAGCGGGCAGGGGGTGTCAGCCAAGCACCGTATGCCGGAATGAATCTTGGCATTCATGTGGGTGATGACCCATCTGCGGTGGCGGAAAATCGTGCTCGTCTGCGCACCCAGTTGCCCGCAGACCCGTGCTGGTTGGATCAGGTGCATGGCACGGAGGTCTTCGATGCAGATGCGTCATCTGAAGCCCAGCAAAGCACACTGGTCAACGACTCGGTATCGGTCTGGCACCCGCCTCGTGCCGATGCTGCGATCACCCAGACGCCCGGCCGTGTCCTTGCCATTCTCACCGCCGATTGCCTGCCCGTCGTGATCGTCGACGAGGCCGCGACCATCATCGGCGCTGCACACGCCGGCTGGCGTGGTCTGGTCGGTGGCGTGCTGGAATCGACCCTGACCCGCATGGCGCAGGCCACTGGCGCATCGTCTTCATGGAAAGCCTGGATCGGCCCGGCCATTGGTCCGCAGGCCTTTGAAGTGGGTGCCGACGTGCGCGATGCGTTCCTGGCTGACGATGCCGGCAATGACGCGTGTTTCGTGCCTCGCCTTGATGTCCCGGGCAAATGGTGGGCAGACTTGCCCGAGCTGGCGGCCAGACGCTTGCGCAGGGCAGGGGTGGCACAGGTCGAGCTTAGCGGCCGTTGCACCGTCAGCGAGCCTTCGCGCTATTTCTCTTACCGGCGCGATGGCACGACCGGGCGGATTGCGACGCTTGCCTGGCTGAATGCCTGA
- the phaC gene encoding class I poly(R)-hydroxyalkanoic acid synthase produces the protein MLQPAAVPDGVALSPERVSAIQHSFNEDWKRLCETAARGQLAPVTDRRFSSPAWRDSQPHLFMAHAYLNTANAMRQLADSVEATPHVQQCIRFAVDQWIDATAPSNFLAFNPDAQRTLIESKGASLQAGITNMLDDMRRGRISQTDESGFHVGENLATTPGSVIFENRLIQLIQYAPTTPNVYTRPLLVVPPCINKFYILDLQAGNSFVRHAVEAGFTVFIVSWRNPLPSDTDGILQATWDDYLSEGVLEAIRVAGEVSGQKQINALGFCVGGTLLASALAVARARGDDPVASLTLLTTLLDFSNTGVLDVFIDETHVRMREQQLGAGGLLTAGELASTFSFLRPNELVWNYVVGNYLKGEKPQAFDLLYWNADSTNLPGPLFTWYLRNTYLENKLRRPDCLVSCGQSIDLGRLDMPSYIYGSRDDHIVPWQAAYASTEIVGGDARFVLGASGHIAGVVNPPAKKKRSHWLLDTPDAALPESADDWLASATEYPGSWWDDWTTWLASHAGRKKKASATQGSTAYPVIEPAPGRYVQVRAI, from the coding sequence CTGCTTCAACCGGCCGCTGTGCCGGATGGCGTTGCGCTGTCACCCGAGCGTGTCTCGGCGATCCAGCATTCTTTCAACGAAGACTGGAAGCGCCTGTGCGAAACCGCCGCGCGCGGCCAGCTGGCGCCGGTCACTGATCGTCGTTTCTCATCGCCCGCATGGCGCGACAGCCAGCCGCATCTGTTCATGGCACATGCGTATCTCAACACTGCCAATGCCATGCGCCAACTGGCAGACAGCGTTGAGGCCACACCGCACGTACAGCAGTGCATTCGCTTTGCCGTAGACCAGTGGATCGACGCCACCGCGCCGTCCAACTTCCTGGCCTTCAACCCCGATGCCCAGCGCACGCTGATCGAAAGCAAGGGTGCCAGCCTGCAAGCCGGCATCACCAACATGCTTGACGACATGCGTCGCGGGCGTATTTCACAGACCGACGAAAGCGGTTTCCATGTCGGTGAAAACCTGGCCACCACGCCAGGCAGCGTAATTTTCGAAAACCGGCTGATTCAGCTGATCCAATACGCACCCACCACGCCGAACGTATATACGCGTCCGCTGCTGGTCGTGCCGCCTTGCATCAACAAGTTCTACATTCTTGATCTGCAAGCGGGCAACTCCTTCGTGCGTCATGCGGTCGAGGCTGGCTTTACCGTCTTCATCGTGTCCTGGCGCAACCCCTTGCCCAGCGATACCGATGGCATCTTGCAAGCCACCTGGGACGACTACTTGTCCGAAGGCGTGCTGGAAGCGATTCGTGTCGCCGGCGAAGTATCCGGTCAGAAGCAGATAAACGCCCTGGGCTTCTGCGTAGGCGGCACCTTGCTGGCATCGGCGCTGGCCGTGGCCCGCGCACGGGGTGACGATCCAGTCGCCAGCCTGACCTTGCTGACGACGCTGCTTGATTTTTCCAACACGGGTGTGCTTGACGTCTTCATCGACGAAACCCACGTTCGCATGCGCGAACAGCAGCTTGGTGCGGGTGGCCTGTTGACTGCCGGTGAACTGGCTTCCACTTTCTCGTTCCTGCGTCCCAACGAGCTGGTCTGGAACTATGTCGTCGGCAACTACCTGAAAGGCGAGAAGCCACAGGCATTCGACCTGCTGTACTGGAACGCTGACAGCACCAACTTGCCCGGCCCGCTGTTCACCTGGTATTTGCGCAATACCTATCTGGAAAACAAGCTGCGACGCCCGGACTGCCTGGTCTCTTGCGGACAGTCCATCGACCTGGGGCGTCTGGACATGCCCAGCTACATCTACGGATCGCGCGACGATCACATCGTGCCTTGGCAGGCGGCATACGCCTCCACGGAAATCGTCGGTGGCGACGCGCGTTTTGTGCTCGGTGCATCCGGGCATATTGCAGGCGTGGTCAACCCGCCCGCCAAGAAAAAACGCAGCCACTGGCTGCTCGATACCCCAGACGCCGCGTTGCCGGAAAGCGCCGACGACTGGCTTGCCAGCGCCACGGAATACCCTGGCAGCTGGTGGGACGATTGGACGACCTGGCTCGCCAGCCATGCCGGTCGCAAGAAAAAGGCATCTGCCACCCAGGGGAGCACTGCTTATCCCGTGATAGAACCCGCACCGGGACGATACGTTCAGGTGCGTGCCATCTAG
- the phbB gene encoding acetoacetyl-CoA reductase, translating into MAGKVAYVTGGMGGIGSTICRRLANDGYTVVAGCGPSRDWKRWIEEQAAEGFTFHASVGNVGDWESTQEAFAKVKAEHGPVSVLVNNAGITRDGLFRKMSLEDWRAVIDTNLNSMFNVTKQVIDDMVAANWGRIINISSVNGQKGQFGQTNYSTAKAGLHGFTMALAQEVASKGVTVNTVSPGYIGTDMVRAVKPEVLEKIVASIPVRRLGTPEEIASIVSWLASEESGFSTGADFSVNGGLHMG; encoded by the coding sequence ATGGCAGGCAAAGTAGCGTATGTAACCGGTGGTATGGGCGGTATCGGCAGCACGATTTGCCGACGTTTGGCGAATGATGGGTATACCGTGGTGGCGGGCTGCGGCCCCAGCCGCGACTGGAAGCGCTGGATCGAAGAGCAGGCGGCGGAAGGCTTCACCTTCCATGCATCGGTTGGCAACGTCGGCGACTGGGAGTCCACCCAGGAAGCCTTTGCCAAGGTCAAGGCAGAGCACGGTCCGGTGTCTGTGCTGGTGAACAATGCGGGTATCACCCGCGACGGCTTGTTCCGCAAAATGTCGCTGGAAGACTGGCGTGCGGTGATCGACACCAACCTGAACAGCATGTTCAACGTGACCAAGCAGGTCATCGATGACATGGTGGCAGCCAATTGGGGTCGCATCATCAACATCAGCTCGGTCAACGGACAGAAAGGCCAGTTCGGTCAGACCAACTACTCCACTGCCAAGGCGGGCCTGCACGGCTTCACCATGGCATTGGCACAGGAAGTCGCCAGCAAGGGCGTGACCGTGAATACCGTGTCGCCGGGTTATATCGGCACTGACATGGTTCGTGCGGTCAAGCCGGAAGTGCTGGAAAAGATCGTTGCCTCGATTCCGGTGCGCCGTCTGGGCACGCCTGAAGAAATCGCGTCGATCGTCAGTTGGCTGGCGTCGGAAGAGTCCGGCTTCTCCACCGGTGCCGACTTCTCGGTCAATGGTGGCTTGCACATGGGGTAA
- the phaR gene encoding polyhydroxyalkanoate synthesis repressor PhaR, translating to MAQQPGTGQGLRLIKKYPNRRLYDTETSTYITLADVKQLVLDNEPFQVLDAKNGEELTRSILLQIILEEETVGSPMFTAPMLAQVIRFYGHAMQGIMGSYLEKNIQVFIDIQSKLAEQSKGMYGSQQFGPEVWAQFMNGQTPMLQSVMSNYIEQSKNLFVQMQDQMQNQTKNMFTTFPFPNTPGNERK from the coding sequence ATGGCACAGCAACCGGGAACCGGTCAGGGCCTTCGGCTGATCAAGAAATACCCGAATCGCCGGCTCTACGATACCGAGACCAGCACCTACATCACGCTGGCCGACGTCAAGCAACTCGTGCTCGACAACGAACCTTTCCAGGTCCTCGACGCAAAAAACGGCGAAGAATTGACCCGCAGCATTCTGCTGCAAATCATCCTTGAAGAAGAAACCGTCGGTTCGCCGATGTTCACGGCCCCCATGCTGGCGCAAGTCATCCGTTTCTATGGTCATGCCATGCAAGGCATCATGGGTTCCTACCTGGAAAAGAACATCCAGGTCTTCATCGACATTCAAAGCAAGCTTGCCGAACAGTCCAAGGGCATGTACGGCTCGCAGCAGTTCGGTCCTGAGGTCTGGGCGCAGTTCATGAACGGCCAGACGCCCATGCTGCAAAGTGTGATGAGCAACTACATCGAACAAAGCAAGAACCTGTTCGTGCAGATGCAGGATCAGATGCAGAACCAGACGAAGAACATGTTCACGACCTTCCCGTTCCCGAATACACCGGGTAACGAGCGGAAGTAA